Proteins encoded together in one Xyrauchen texanus isolate HMW12.3.18 chromosome 50, RBS_HiC_50CHRs, whole genome shotgun sequence window:
- the LOC127641480 gene encoding 5-hydroxytryptamine receptor 3E-like — protein MAVVLNSRPQVAGFSASFLQVQIFTYCLIMQSLLIKSVETINCSESTTEALLTSLRASVFGKTEVRPVFNLKTPTNISLSFTMYGILGVDEKAQVLNTFLWVSLFWNIEGLSWDPVECGTDRISLPRKKLWMPDIVINEFMDENRAPDTNYIYVYHDGQVMDGFPFHVISSCNLDIYTFPFDIQNCTFTFNSYQHTVNDIQLYFQEPVKNTLQNSLNIMTTKGEWELVDMLAEKPETPLQAPHNSWDTLIYHIVLRRRATLYIVNLLIPSCFLITVDLFSFLLPPKNVDRSAFKMTLILGYTVFLLLMNDLLPVTGNTIPLINAFFSLCLALMVASLLETIVITNILCGSSHYLPLPHVGQDSFPQLSRQTCFFKKGTQ, from the exons ATGGCTGTAGTATTGAATTCAAGACCACAG GTTGCTGGATTCTCTGCCAGTTTTCTGCAGGTCCAGATTTTTACCTACTGTCTCATCATGCAGT cTCTATTAATAAAATCTGTAGAGACCATTAACTGCTCCGAATCCACCACAGAGGCTCTCTTAACATCCCTGAGAGCGAGTGTTTTTGGAAAAACTGAAGTGAGGCCGGTTTTCAACCTTAAAACTCCCACCAACATAAGTCTGAGCTTCACTATGTATGGGATTTTAGGTGTG GATGAAAAAGCTCAGGTACTCAACACTTTCCTTTGGGTGTCTTTG TTTTGGAATATTGAAGGTTTGAGCTGGGATCCTGTTGAATGTGGAACAGACAGAATTTCACTGCCAAGAAAAAAGCTGTGGATGCCTGATATTGTCATTAATGAATT CATGGATGAAAATAGAGCCCCGGACACAAATTACATCTACGTCTATCATGACGGTCAGGTTATGGATGGTTTTCCATTTCATGTGATCAGTTCTTGTAATCTGGACATCTACACCTTTCCATtcgatattcagaactgcactttcactttcaattcGTACCAGCACACTG TGAATGATATTCAGTTATACTTTCAAGAACCAGTGAAGAACACACTCCAAAATTCTCTAAACATCATGACAACAAAAGGAGAATGGGAGCTAGTCGACATGCTAGCTGAAAAACCAGAGACACCTCTTCAGGCACCTCATAACTCATGGGATACACTTATTTACCAT ATCGTCCTCAGGCGTCGGGCCACTCTGTACATTGTGAATCTCCTGATTCCCAGCTGCTTCCTCATTACTGTTGATCTGTTCAGCTTTCTTCTGCCACCTAAGAATGTGGACCGTTCTGCCTTCAAGATGACCCTCATCCTGGGATACACTGTGTTCCTGCTACTAATGAATGATCTGCTGCCCGTCACAGGAAACACCATACCTCTCATAA AtgcctttttttctctctgcCTGGCATTGATGGTTGCCAGTCTTCTGGAGACAATTGTCATCACTAATATTCTGTGTGGCTCCAGTCACTATCTGCCATTACCTCATGTGGGTCAAGATTCTTTTCCTCAACTATCTCGCCAgacttgtttttttaagaaaggaACCCAGTGA